GCAACAGAATTCAGATTTGGATCCTGACTCTCTGGCCAGAGGTATTTTCATTCAGCACCTGGCCTCTCCCAAGAGAAGCCACACGATCTGATTCAGCTTCAGATCAGGGTGGTCCTCGTTAAGCCCCTAGGTTGGGGTGGCCTTGATTCTGCTTATTACAGTTCCCCGAGATTGCCCCTTGCTCCAGTGGATGGCCCTGACACTTAATAGGGCCCTGGAAATCCAGAAGTGACTGGACATTCAAGGTCCACGGGTCTCAGGTGACACAGAGGCTCCTTTGGCAGAAAGCAGCCAGAGCAGTGGGTGGTGGAGGCAGGCCTTTAGAGATGAGGGTCCTAGGTTGGGAAACCAAGGGGGACTGGATTCCAAGGGTAGAGCTCAGTGTCATTCAGTAATTAGGGCACAGGGGAAAGGGTCCCAGAAAAGAGAGCTAGTAGGAAGGTCCTTCCCGCTGAGGTGGCAGTAGGGGGGCGGGGCTGGCCCTTACCCACACGCTCACACTTCATGGAGTCCCAGACGTTGCAGTTGAAGTCGTCGTAGCCTGCAAAGAGCAGGCGGCCGCTGAGGGAGAAGGCCACAGATGTGATACCACAGACGATGCTCTCGTGGGAGTAGGTTGTCAGCTCCTGGTCTGCTCGCAGGTCAAACAGGCGGCAGGAGGCATCATCCGAGCCTGTGCAGATGGCCTCTCCATTGGGGAAGAACTGAGGGTACAGGCAGCAAGGGGGTCAGGACTCAGACCTGGGTGGCCCGAGACCTCTCCCATCCTGAGGGCTCCAGGGCAAGCGCTTTCCCGCAGCCTCTGCCTATCCTGTCCCCGGCACTCTTCGCCAATGACATTTGTCCCACACCAGCTGCATGCCAGTGGCTGCCCTACACCCTCCACTTGCCCCTCACTGCAGAGCTGAGCCGCAGGCAGGCATTATTTCCCTGTTGCCGGCAGGAGCACGAGGCTGAAGGAGGGCGGGcggcttgcccagggtcacatggcTAGAAGGGCGGAGGCTGTCCCCAACTCCGACTCCGACTCTGGGCTCCTGGCTGGATCAGGGTGTGGACACATAGGGCCAAGGGCAAAGGCATGACCTGAATCTCATCACGCGGAAATGTCAGATAAACTCAAAGGGACACAAAGCTTCAAGAAAATGGGGTGGCACTCTTTAAAGAGGTCAATGGCCCGAAAGacaaaaaaaggtagaaaaaagttTTTCGGgtttaaaagaaagtgaaaagatataaCAAGGGAATGCAATGCATGTTCCTAGTCAGAAAAAAACATGGCTTTTAAGGATATTCTTGAGATAACTGGTGAAACAAGAATGGATATAGGCTGTGGACTCTACTGTGTCATTATTCAATCTGATTTTAAGAATTATACTGCCACCGTGTTAGAGAGTGgccttgtttttaagaaacacGTACTGAAGTATTTAAGGGATACAGAGGCATGGTATCTGTAACTTGGtctccaaagaggaaaaaaaaaagataataaaatatatctaggtgtctgtgtctgtctctccatccatccctccctccatctacGGAGAACAATAAGGCAAACATGGTCAAATGTCAAGAGTGAATATGGGTGAAGGGTAGATGAGGGCTGTTTGCGTGACTCATAGCCTTTCTGTAAGGTAAAATTATTCCCACCAGGGAAAttaaaaggagagggggagggaactAGGAAAGGAGTGCAGGATGTGTGAGGGTGCCCTGTGAGGATGTCTCGGGAGCTGGGGCGCAGAGGGGTGCTCACGCAGATAGCGTTGATGTCCGACTCATGGCCAGTGAAAGTCTGCCGACAGGTTCCCTCCCGCACATCCCAGAGCTTGGCGCTGGCGTCACAGGCTCCCGAAATgaagagcttgaagtcaggagaGACAGCCAGACTCATGCAGTCCCCTGTGTGCCCCACAAACACTGTCTTCTGCTGCCCGGTCTCGATATCCCACAGAGCACTGGCGGGAGGAGGGAGGACGCTGTCACCCTGTCACAGAAAGGCCAGGACAGAGCCGCACCCCAAGGCCCAGCATCCACAGCGTTCAGTCCTCACCAAGTGGTGTCCCCGGAGCTAGTCACGATGTTGTTGTCATCCAGGAAGCGGCAGCAGGAGAGATAACCTGGGGGTGGTGAGGACAGCGCCCTGGCTGCAGAGCGGAGTCCCTGGGCCTCTCCCAAGAGGGATGGGAAGAGAGGGTCACTCACTCACCTGTGTGAGCAGAGAGCTCCCGGCTGACCTTGACATTGCCCTCACGGGACTTGAGGCTGTAGATGGAGCACATGTTGTCCAGCCCCCCACAGGCCACGAAGTTCCCTGATGGGGCGTAGGCACAGGTCATGACCCAGGAGGAGCGCAGCGGGATGGCATGCACCTGCAGaagggtgggc
This genomic interval from Mustela erminea isolate mMusErm1 chromosome 6, mMusErm1.Pri, whole genome shotgun sequence contains the following:
- the GNB3 gene encoding guanine nucleotide-binding protein G(I)/G(S)/G(T) subunit beta-3, with the translated sequence MGEMEQLRQEAEQLKKQIADARKACADITLAELVSGLEVVGRVQMRTRRTLRGHLAKIYAMHWATDSKLLVSASQDGKLIVWDTYTTNKVHAIPLRSSWVMTCAYAPSGNFVACGGLDNMCSIYSLKSREGNVKVSRELSAHTGYLSCCRFLDDNNIVTSSGDTTCALWDIETGQQKTVFVGHTGDCMSLAVSPDFKLFISGACDASAKLWDVREGTCRQTFTGHESDINAICFFPNGEAICTGSDDASCRLFDLRADQELTTYSHESIVCGITSVAFSLSGRLLFAGYDDFNCNVWDSMKCERVGMLSGHDNRVSCLGVTADGMAVATGSWDSFLKVWN